The following coding sequences are from one Seonamhaeicola sp. ML3 window:
- a CDS encoding FkbM family methyltransferase: protein MKKVKQGLKKYLLKRGYLVSKISEHSLQNLNSFSACKSQIKETTPVIFDIGMNHGQTLNKIKDIFPDSIIHGFEASKYCYNQLEKDFGKEPNIMLNNMGVAEKEGELKFNEYSWDAINSFLNRAYGKASLKETYNVKVISIDSYCGKNKVDKIHILKSDAEGFELKILKGAKSMLMQNKIQFIFLELLFDKNFIGQPSVGEILSYLESLGFSLVRFYDFTITENGLASKTDALFINKSFNE, encoded by the coding sequence ATGAAAAAGGTAAAACAAGGTTTGAAAAAATACCTATTAAAAAGAGGTTATCTTGTTTCTAAAATCAGTGAGCATTCATTACAAAACCTAAACTCTTTTTCTGCATGTAAGAGTCAAATAAAAGAAACTACGCCTGTAATTTTTGATATTGGTATGAATCATGGGCAAACCTTGAATAAAATTAAAGATATATTTCCTGATTCAATTATCCATGGTTTTGAGGCAAGTAAATATTGTTACAACCAATTAGAAAAGGATTTTGGTAAAGAACCAAATATCATGCTTAATAATATGGGAGTGGCAGAGAAAGAGGGTGAATTAAAATTTAACGAATATTCTTGGGATGCTATCAATTCTTTTTTAAACAGAGCTTATGGTAAAGCAAGCCTAAAAGAAACTTACAATGTAAAAGTTATTAGTATCGATTCTTATTGTGGTAAGAATAAAGTTGATAAAATCCATATTTTAAAAAGTGATGCTGAAGGTTTTGAGTTAAAAATTTTGAAAGGAGCAAAAAGCATGTTAATGCAAAATAAAATTCAGTTTATTTTTTTAGAACTCCTTTTCGATAAAAACTTTATAGGGCAACCCTCGGTAGGCGAAATTTTATCTTACCTAGAATCATTGGGTTTTTCTTTAGTTAGATTTTACGACTTCACTATAACAGAAAATGGTTTAGCATCAAAAACCGACGCTTTATTTATAAATAAAAGTTTTAACGAATAA
- a CDS encoding methyltransferase domain-containing protein, translating into MKENVKIYKNRGEFAKAMLKKYISQSPNKIVSDIGAGYGHMQEHVEELKAKWQPFDYVRKIDEATIWNLNIPAPKQSEKAGMVVFLEVLEHLDNPLLGLQNISNHMMQNGILILTTPNPQSSKNTLSLFIRGSLYAFQEKHLKENHVFTPWKHVVYEFLERTGFEIIEYAIVDIQYKKDKRASIKDWLKARAESLIELRNPLARGMSYGLVARKTK; encoded by the coding sequence GTGAAAGAGAACGTTAAAATTTATAAAAATAGAGGAGAGTTTGCTAAAGCCATGCTTAAAAAATATATTTCGCAATCCCCTAATAAAATAGTTAGTGATATTGGGGCTGGTTATGGACATATGCAAGAACATGTAGAAGAACTTAAAGCAAAATGGCAACCTTTTGATTATGTTAGGAAAATTGATGAAGCAACAATTTGGAATTTAAATATTCCGGCGCCAAAACAATCTGAAAAGGCCGGTATGGTAGTTTTTCTAGAGGTGTTAGAGCATTTAGATAATCCACTTTTAGGGCTACAAAATATTTCAAACCATATGATGCAAAATGGAATTCTAATATTAACCACACCAAACCCGCAATCTAGTAAAAATACCTTAAGTTTGTTTATAAGGGGTAGTCTTTATGCCTTTCAGGAAAAGCATCTTAAAGAAAACCATGTTTTTACCCCATGGAAACATGTGGTATATGAGTTTTTAGAAAGGACAGGCTTTGAGATTATTGAATATGCCATTGTTGATATTCAATATAAAAAAGACAAAAGAGCATCAATAAAAGATTGGTTAAAGGCTAGAGCAGAATCTCTAATAGAATTAAGAAATCCATTAGCTAGGGGTATGAGTTATGGATTGGTTGCAAGAAAAACTAAGTAA
- a CDS encoding glycosyltransferase family 2 protein gives MKLKEPQFSILITTKNRLPDLKKTLEHLSDFVQDDDIEFIICDDGSSDGTSNFIKSNYNCIQLIVNDKSKGLIHSRNRLLNLTKAKYAITLDDDAHLVSQDTLEYIENYFSTNKKCAVMAFRIFWGKVLPEKLNYFQDISRVKGFVGCGHAWRLEAWKDIPNYPDWFVFYGEEDFASYQLFKKDWEVHYTPNVLVHHRVDVKSRKTHKDYQIRLRRSLRSGWYLYILFYPFNQIPKRFVYTLWIQIKTKVFKGDTKALLAILQALGDIIINSPRLVKSVNRLSKKEFNDYSRLPETVLYWNPK, from the coding sequence ATGAAATTAAAAGAACCCCAATTCTCAATATTAATAACAACAAAAAATCGGCTTCCTGATTTAAAAAAGACCTTAGAACATCTTTCTGATTTTGTTCAAGATGATGATATTGAGTTTATTATTTGTGATGATGGTTCTTCAGACGGAACATCTAATTTCATTAAATCCAATTATAACTGCATTCAATTAATTGTTAATGATAAAAGTAAAGGGTTGATACATAGCAGGAACAGATTGCTTAATTTAACCAAAGCAAAATATGCCATAACTTTAGATGATGATGCTCATTTAGTTTCTCAAGATACACTAGAGTATATAGAAAATTATTTTAGCACAAATAAGAAATGTGCTGTAATGGCATTCAGAATTTTTTGGGGTAAAGTATTGCCTGAAAAATTAAATTACTTTCAGGATATTTCTAGGGTTAAAGGTTTTGTAGGTTGTGGTCATGCGTGGAGATTGGAAGCTTGGAAAGATATACCTAACTATCCAGACTGGTTTGTGTTTTATGGTGAAGAAGATTTTGCATCATATCAATTGTTTAAGAAAGATTGGGAAGTACATTATACTCCAAACGTTTTAGTGCATCATAGGGTAGACGTAAAAAGTAGAAAAACCCATAAAGACTATCAAATTAGACTAAGACGTTCATTAAGATCGGGTTGGTATCTGTATATTTTGTTTTATCCATTTAATCAAATTCCAAAACGGTTTGTTTATACGCTATGGATTCAAATCAAAACAAAAGTATTTAAAGGAGATACGAAAGCTCTTTTAGCAATTTTACAAGCATTAGGAGATATTATAATTAACTCACCACGTTTAGTGAAGAGTGTTAATAGATTGTCAAAAAAAGAATTTAATGATTACTCAAGGCTTCCAGAAACTGTGTTATATTGGAATCCAAAATAA
- a CDS encoding glycosyltransferase family A protein, producing MLAIVIPYYKHDFFEETLMSLSQQTDKRFHVYIGDDAGLEPPDKLLEKYKDQFSFSYHRFSANLGGKSLVKQWERCLEMVEDEIWVQILGDDDTLGANFVSSFYENLDRVKKEEASVIRFATQVINEKGEITSKIYQHPPLENATDFLIRKFKGGTRSSLSEYIFKKEKIDSIGFKDFPLAWSSDTLAVVEFSSNNNIFTINNAIVYFRMSNKNISGQEDSVEKNEAWFKFYRYLLIEYGRGYQKEFVNTLFNRLEKVQMNNKKTPSRWGKLFWLYLSFNKYSRFLSLFVKVKKSIQ from the coding sequence ATGTTGGCTATAGTTATTCCATATTACAAGCATGATTTCTTTGAGGAAACACTTATGTCTTTATCTCAACAAACAGATAAAAGGTTTCATGTTTATATTGGTGATGACGCTGGTCTGGAGCCACCAGATAAACTGCTAGAAAAGTATAAAGACCAATTTTCGTTTTCATATCATAGGTTTTCAGCAAATTTGGGTGGAAAATCATTGGTAAAGCAATGGGAGAGATGTTTAGAAATGGTTGAAGATGAAATATGGGTGCAAATATTAGGGGATGATGATACATTAGGAGCTAATTTTGTGTCTAGTTTTTATGAAAACTTAGATAGAGTAAAAAAAGAAGAGGCTTCGGTAATTAGGTTTGCCACCCAGGTAATTAATGAAAAGGGTGAAATAACTTCTAAGATATATCAACATCCACCATTAGAAAATGCTACAGATTTTTTGATTCGAAAATTTAAGGGAGGAACCAGAAGCTCTTTGAGCGAATATATTTTTAAAAAAGAAAAAATTGATAGTATTGGTTTTAAAGATTTTCCTTTGGCATGGTCTAGTGATACATTGGCAGTAGTTGAGTTTTCAAGTAATAATAATATTTTTACTATAAACAATGCTATTGTTTATTTTCGGATGAGTAATAAAAATATTTCAGGACAAGAAGACTCAGTAGAAAAAAATGAAGCTTGGTTTAAGTTTTATAGATATTTATTAATTGAATATGGGAGAGGATATCAAAAGGAGTTTGTTAATACTTTATTCAACAGGCTTGAAAAAGTGCAAATGAATAACAAGAAAACCCCTTCAAGGTGGGGAAAGTTATTTTGGTTATACCTATCCTTTAATAAATACTCGAGGTTTTTGTCATTATTTGTGAAAGTTAAAAAGAGTATTCAATGA
- a CDS encoding glycosyltransferase family A protein: MNNDLVSIIVPCYNQGKFLDHSLCSVYNQTYTNWECIIVNDGSFDDSEAIAKEWVEKDKRFQYYFKENSGVSATRNFGLDIAKGQFIQFLDADDYLKERKLESSLEVLNYSNNANEGLVITNFNMVSVDFKKEFEPYCKLQNVKFDFENLLYKWNDTFSIPIHCGFFKSTLFQTVRFPENLTAQEDWIVWVKIFNEGAKAVFLNEPLVLYRKNPKSRTKTKSLHHDQILAYDCFKTFLNEDEYQKLSKVLISRYYREQEKYKNKLSEVKESNPYQAGLMIRKVLKQIRLLGVFRKLFPFFLKFKKK; the protein is encoded by the coding sequence ATGAATAATGATTTAGTTTCAATAATAGTTCCGTGCTATAATCAAGGTAAATTTTTAGACCATAGTTTATGCTCGGTTTATAATCAAACTTATACCAATTGGGAGTGTATTATTGTGAATGATGGAAGTTTTGATGATTCTGAAGCCATAGCTAAAGAATGGGTTGAAAAAGACAAAAGGTTCCAATATTATTTTAAAGAAAATAGTGGTGTAAGTGCAACTAGAAATTTTGGTCTAGACATAGCAAAGGGTCAATTTATACAATTTTTAGATGCTGATGATTATTTAAAAGAAAGAAAATTAGAATCTTCATTAGAAGTCCTAAACTATTCTAACAATGCTAACGAAGGGTTGGTAATTACTAACTTTAATATGGTGTCGGTAGACTTTAAAAAAGAATTTGAACCATATTGTAAATTGCAAAATGTAAAATTTGATTTTGAGAATTTGCTTTATAAATGGAATGATACCTTTTCAATTCCAATCCATTGTGGGTTTTTTAAATCTACTTTATTTCAGACCGTAAGGTTTCCTGAAAATTTAACTGCTCAAGAAGATTGGATTGTTTGGGTTAAAATATTCAATGAAGGAGCTAAGGCTGTTTTCTTAAATGAACCATTAGTTTTATATAGAAAAAACCCTAAAAGCAGAACAAAAACAAAGAGCTTACATCATGATCAAATTTTAGCTTATGACTGTTTCAAAACTTTTTTAAATGAAGATGAGTATCAAAAGTTGTCAAAAGTTTTGATTTCAAGATACTACAGAGAACAAGAAAAATATAAAAACAAATTAAGTGAGGTTAAAGAGTCAAACCCTTACCAAGCGGGATTAATGATTAGAAAAGTATTGAAACAAATAAGGTTATTGGGCGTGTTTAGAAAGTTATTTCCATTTTTTTTAAAGTTTAAGAAAAAATAA
- a CDS encoding glycosyltransferase — MFKKRNYNQKAKEVIFKIPQFPHISETFLVAQILTAIKLGFSIKIITRKFIRENISLIEKYNLQERVIIQDYRIPKNKFIRSLKWILLLIQNISDINYIFRYYRVQETFSLTWLYQLVFYKKFNKASIFHIQYGTNSTPIDKLKKIKYLKPAVIVTFHGHDAFFPLYGYIDNNGYYNDLFASNSFITANTPYLSNKIEGLGCSKDKLKVIPVGVNTSYFYPKPTQKDSNIIKLITVGRLDNVKGQKYCIEVVKQLLNLRIEARLSIIGAGEERENLETLINEYKLTNNIKLLGSKNSSEIRDVLWQHDIYLLLAVPVENGRRETQGLATLEAQACGLSAIVFDSGGVKYTVKNEISGFICEEFNVNEVVEKVKYLHENRKVLQDMGENASRFVSEQYSQSLIDEQWGQFYNEIIKE, encoded by the coding sequence GTGTTCAAGAAAAGAAATTACAATCAGAAAGCAAAAGAGGTTATTTTTAAAATACCACAGTTTCCGCATATTTCAGAAACCTTTTTGGTGGCACAAATTTTAACGGCTATTAAACTTGGATTTAGTATAAAAATTATCACCAGAAAGTTTATAAGAGAAAATATTAGCCTTATTGAAAAGTATAATTTGCAGGAAAGAGTTATAATTCAAGATTACAGAATTCCTAAAAATAAATTTATAAGAAGTTTAAAATGGATATTGTTATTAATTCAGAATATTAGTGATATCAATTATATATTTAGGTATTACAGAGTACAAGAAACATTCAGTTTAACTTGGCTTTATCAATTAGTGTTTTATAAGAAGTTTAATAAAGCAAGTATCTTTCATATTCAATATGGTACAAATTCAACCCCAATAGATAAACTAAAAAAAATAAAATATTTAAAGCCAGCAGTTATTGTTACATTTCACGGTCATGATGCTTTTTTTCCTCTTTACGGTTATATTGATAATAATGGCTATTACAATGATTTGTTTGCAAGCAACTCATTTATTACGGCAAATACACCGTATCTATCAAATAAAATAGAAGGTCTAGGATGTTCAAAAGATAAATTAAAAGTTATACCGGTTGGAGTAAATACCTCTTATTTTTATCCTAAGCCAACTCAAAAGGATTCTAACATTATAAAATTAATTACGGTTGGTCGATTAGATAATGTAAAGGGTCAAAAGTATTGTATTGAGGTTGTAAAACAATTGTTAAACCTTAGAATAGAAGCCAGATTAAGTATTATTGGAGCGGGAGAGGAAAGAGAGAACTTAGAAACTTTAATTAATGAATATAAACTCACCAATAATATTAAGTTATTAGGAAGTAAAAATTCAAGTGAAATTAGAGATGTATTATGGCAACATGATATTTACTTGCTTTTAGCAGTACCTGTTGAGAATGGTAGAAGAGAAACCCAAGGGTTGGCAACCTTAGAAGCACAAGCGTGTGGACTGTCAGCTATAGTTTTTGATTCAGGAGGTGTTAAGTATACTGTAAAGAATGAAATTTCTGGTTTTATTTGTGAAGAGTTTAATGTTAATGAAGTTGTAGAAAAAGTGAAATATTTACATGAAAATAGAAAGGTTTTACAGGATATGGGAGAGAATGCTTCAAGGTTTGTAAGTGAGCAGTATTCTCAAAGTTTGATTGATGAGCAATGGGGACAATTTTATAATGAAATCATAAAGGAATGA
- a CDS encoding acyltransferase — MKGKIISASENQFGISLLRIISTISVIIIHVSGPLVVQYGEISQFKWNVANVFDSFSRYSIPMFFMISGALLLNRDYNLKDFLKKRFIKILPAFLVWSLVYSIANRYFFNNEIFDLKKVFRDIFYGSEYHLWFVYVLLGLYLFTPILRPWIKNATSKNVLYVLGVWVVTLFAAIPVLNNYLPKIDLAYFSGFIGYFILGFYLTNWNTKSRLMAVLAIVSGLSITVLGTYFMTIRNGGFYDFFYEYLSLNALMVSYGVFVSLNKIKPSNIRVNRISNIVSQCCYGIFLMHPLVLKLFNLIGFNVYLMNPLLSIALVSVTCFLTCFIIVFGLRQLKIGYLIS; from the coding sequence ATGAAAGGAAAAATAATATCTGCCTCTGAAAATCAATTTGGAATTTCATTGTTAAGAATTATTTCAACTATATCAGTAATCATAATACATGTTTCAGGACCTTTAGTTGTACAGTACGGAGAGATTTCACAATTCAAATGGAATGTTGCGAATGTTTTTGATAGTTTTAGCAGGTATTCTATACCAATGTTTTTTATGATTAGTGGTGCTTTGTTATTGAATAGAGATTACAACCTAAAAGATTTTCTCAAAAAGAGATTTATTAAGATTTTGCCTGCTTTTCTTGTATGGTCATTAGTTTACAGTATTGCAAATAGGTATTTTTTTAATAACGAAATTTTTGATTTAAAAAAGGTTTTTAGAGATATATTTTATGGAAGTGAGTATCATTTATGGTTTGTTTATGTTTTACTTGGTCTTTATTTATTTACACCAATTTTAAGACCATGGATTAAAAATGCTACGAGTAAAAATGTTTTGTATGTTTTGGGTGTCTGGGTGGTTACTTTATTTGCTGCTATACCTGTTTTAAATAATTATTTGCCTAAAATAGATCTTGCTTATTTTTCTGGATTTATAGGTTATTTCATTTTAGGGTTTTACCTTACTAACTGGAATACTAAGAGTAGGTTGATGGCAGTATTGGCAATAGTTTCAGGCTTAAGTATTACAGTTTTAGGCACCTATTTTATGACCATCAGAAATGGTGGTTTCTATGATTTCTTTTACGAGTATTTAAGTCTAAATGCTCTTATGGTTTCTTATGGTGTATTTGTAAGCTTAAACAAGATAAAGCCTTCAAATATTAGAGTAAATAGAATTTCTAATATCGTAAGTCAGTGCTGTTACGGCATATTTCTTATGCATCCTTTAGTGCTTAAGTTGTTTAACTTAATAGGTTTTAATGTTTATTTAATGAATCCTTTATTAAGTATTGCATTAGTTTCTGTTACTTGCTTTTTAACCTGTTTTATAATAGTATTTGGTTTGAGGCAATTAAAAATAGGGTATTTAATTTCTTAA
- a CDS encoding glycosyltransferase, whose amino-acid sequence MIAPKITVLMPVYNNESYINEAVDSILNQTFSDFQLLIIDDGSTDKSVALIKKYDDVRIKLVEKDNNTGLIDCLNLGLSLATGKYVARMDGDDISVADRFEKQLAILENDQDIKVCGCWLKTFGDKEEIIKHKEFHDEIVANMLIHCSMTMGAVMFERKAFEGYSFNKEKVHVEDYDFWSRIAWSCKFYNIQEILYLYRTHNTQVSAVYKEIQKQGDVAIKLFLFKKIKYNAKLYSDALITKMLLLNKELKLSEFSGFINWINELKQVNKNAKVYSQKDLESVLKIIKRKIFYKVYFSNSIKGITKKWRLKSIYKLDFNDALWVLNIKRRQIFKSLFQ is encoded by the coding sequence ATGATAGCACCTAAAATAACTGTATTAATGCCGGTTTATAATAACGAAAGTTATATAAATGAAGCTGTAGACAGTATTTTGAATCAAACATTTTCAGATTTTCAACTTTTAATTATTGATGATGGCTCAACGGATAAAAGTGTGGCGCTAATTAAAAAATATGATGATGTACGTATTAAATTGGTTGAAAAAGATAACAATACGGGGCTAATAGATTGTTTAAATTTAGGGCTAAGTTTAGCTACAGGTAAATATGTAGCTAGAATGGATGGTGATGATATAAGTGTAGCAGATAGGTTTGAAAAACAATTAGCTATATTAGAAAATGACCAAGACATAAAAGTATGTGGGTGTTGGTTAAAAACATTTGGAGATAAGGAAGAAATTATAAAGCATAAAGAATTTCATGATGAAATAGTAGCAAATATGCTTATACATTGCTCAATGACTATGGGGGCTGTTATGTTTGAGAGAAAAGCATTTGAAGGATACTCTTTTAATAAAGAAAAAGTACATGTTGAGGACTACGATTTTTGGTCTAGAATAGCTTGGTCATGCAAATTTTATAATATTCAAGAAATACTCTATTTATATAGAACACATAATACACAAGTGTCTGCGGTATATAAAGAAATTCAAAAACAAGGAGATGTTGCTATAAAATTGTTTTTGTTTAAAAAAATAAAGTACAATGCAAAACTATATTCAGATGCTTTAATCACTAAAATGTTACTATTAAATAAAGAGTTGAAATTGAGTGAGTTTTCTGGTTTTATTAATTGGATTAATGAATTGAAACAAGTAAATAAAAATGCTAAAGTATACTCGCAAAAAGATTTAGAGAGCGTTTTAAAAATAATTAAGAGAAAAATATTTTATAAAGTGTATTTTTCAAATTCCATAAAAGGAATTACAAAAAAATGGAGGTTAAAATCCATTTATAAACTTGATTTTAATGACGCTCTTTGGGTTCTTAACATAAAAAGAAGACAAATATTTAAATCATTATTTCAATGA
- the rffA gene encoding dTDP-4-amino-4,6-dideoxygalactose transaminase → MIPFNKPYLTGNETQYIIDAVSSGKISGNGKYTKLCQTFFEERYSFKKCLLTTSCTDALEMAAILVDIKPGDEVIMPSYTFVSTANAFVLRGAKIIFADSSEENPNIDVSKLDKLITKKTKAIVVVHYAGIACNMDSIMALANTHGIYVVEDAAQSIDSFYTGKDGVKNPLGSIGHLSTFSFHETKNIISGEGGMLAINDLQFAKRAEIIWEKGTNRSAFFRGEVDKYGWIDIGSSFLPSEIVAAFLWAQLECLDKIQNKRKEIWNRYYNGLNCSKNKLNLPYIPDYATNNAHIFYLVFDSIESRAKCIGQLKEKNFHAVFHYLSLHESEFYKDSYSGDELFWSNEYSNKLLRLPLFYELSLEDVDEIINIINNAEA, encoded by the coding sequence ATGATTCCGTTTAATAAGCCATATTTAACAGGTAATGAAACACAGTATATTATTGATGCTGTTTCATCTGGTAAAATATCTGGTAATGGTAAGTATACCAAACTATGTCAAACTTTTTTTGAAGAACGATATTCTTTTAAAAAGTGTTTACTAACAACCTCATGTACTGATGCTTTAGAAATGGCTGCTATTTTGGTAGATATTAAACCTGGCGATGAGGTAATTATGCCCTCTTATACGTTTGTATCTACAGCTAATGCATTCGTTTTGAGGGGAGCAAAAATTATTTTTGCTGACTCAAGTGAGGAAAACCCTAATATAGATGTCAGTAAACTTGATAAATTAATTACAAAAAAAACTAAGGCTATAGTGGTAGTTCATTATGCAGGAATAGCTTGTAATATGGATTCTATTATGGCATTGGCTAATACTCATGGTATTTATGTTGTAGAAGATGCTGCACAATCGATTGACAGTTTTTATACAGGTAAAGATGGAGTTAAAAACCCCTTGGGATCTATAGGGCATTTATCTACTTTTTCTTTTCATGAAACTAAAAATATTATTTCAGGAGAAGGAGGTATGTTAGCAATAAATGATTTACAATTTGCTAAACGTGCAGAAATAATTTGGGAGAAAGGTACAAATAGATCAGCTTTTTTTAGAGGTGAGGTTGATAAGTATGGATGGATAGATATTGGGTCTTCTTTTTTGCCTTCTGAAATAGTTGCAGCTTTTTTATGGGCGCAATTGGAGTGTTTGGATAAGATTCAAAATAAGAGAAAGGAAATATGGAATCGGTATTATAATGGACTTAATTGTTCTAAAAACAAGTTGAATTTACCTTATATTCCAGATTATGCTACCAATAATGCACACATTTTTTACTTAGTTTTTGATTCTATAGAAAGTAGAGCTAAGTGTATTGGGCAATTAAAAGAAAAGAATTTCCATGCTGTTTTTCATTATTTAAGTTTACATGAAAGCGAATTTTATAAAGATTCTTATTCGGGAGATGAGTTGTTTTGGAGTAATGAATATTCCAATAAATTATTAAGATTACCTTTATTTTATGAATTGAGTTTAGAAGATGTAGATGAAATAATTAATATTATTAATAATGCAGAAGCATAA
- a CDS encoding acetyltransferase, protein MKTLAIVGAGHLGQQIAHYAITDGHYQKVVYFDDFTSKNKIGDFNVLGKISEVSEKFKNGDFDELIIGIGYKHLNVRKKIFKTYYKKIPFATIIHSSSWIDVSAVIEEGCIIYPKCEIDQKAIIKFNSVLNLGCSIAHDSIINEHCFLSPRVAVAGFVSIEEECVLGINCTIIDNLKIAKKTQIGAGAVVTKAISRSGVFYGNPAKFIR, encoded by the coding sequence ATGAAAACACTTGCGATTGTTGGCGCGGGACATCTTGGACAGCAAATAGCTCATTATGCCATTACAGATGGACACTACCAAAAAGTGGTTTATTTTGATGATTTTACAAGTAAAAACAAAATAGGAGATTTTAATGTTTTAGGAAAAATAAGTGAGGTATCAGAGAAATTTAAAAATGGAGACTTTGATGAACTTATCATAGGAATTGGGTATAAACATTTAAATGTTAGAAAAAAGATATTCAAAACTTATTATAAAAAAATACCTTTTGCAACTATAATACATAGTTCTTCATGGATAGATGTTTCCGCGGTTATAGAGGAAGGGTGTATTATTTATCCTAAGTGTGAAATAGATCAAAAGGCTATAATAAAGTTTAATTCTGTGTTAAATTTAGGCTGTTCAATAGCGCATGATTCAATAATTAATGAACATTGTTTTTTATCCCCTAGAGTTGCAGTTGCAGGGTTTGTTTCAATAGAAGAAGAATGTGTTTTAGGGATTAATTGCACTATAATTGATAACTTAAAAATTGCTAAAAAAACTCAAATTGGGGCTGGAGCGGTAGTTACAAAAGCTATAAGTAGAAGTGGAGTTTTTTATGGTAACCCAGCTAAATTTATTAGATAA
- a CDS encoding WbqC family protein: MKKIAILQSNYIPWKGYFDLIASVDEFIIYDEMQYTKNDWRNRNKIKTPTGVSWITIPVRVEKLSQTINQTQISNNNWVTKHIKTLQANYAKAKYFKNHKDFVFDLYHQASKTSSLSEINFIFIENICNFLNIKTKLSFSTDYNLIEGKTERLIDLIKQSKGTSYISGPAAKSYIDENLFNDNNLNLEWMDYSKYKEYNQLYPPFEHGVSILDLIFNEGENSSNFLTH, translated from the coding sequence ATGAAAAAGATTGCTATTCTTCAGTCAAACTATATCCCATGGAAAGGGTATTTTGATTTGATAGCATCTGTAGATGAGTTCATTATTTATGATGAAATGCAATACACCAAGAACGACTGGAGAAATAGAAATAAGATAAAAACTCCAACCGGAGTTAGTTGGATAACCATACCAGTTCGTGTAGAGAAATTATCACAAACTATCAATCAAACTCAGATATCAAATAATAATTGGGTTACTAAACATATAAAAACTTTGCAAGCTAATTATGCTAAGGCAAAGTATTTTAAAAACCATAAAGATTTTGTTTTTGACCTATATCATCAGGCTTCTAAAACTAGCAGTTTGTCAGAAATTAATTTTATTTTCATAGAAAACATTTGTAATTTTTTAAACATAAAAACAAAACTAAGTTTTTCTACAGATTATAATTTAATTGAAGGAAAAACAGAAAGATTAATTGATTTAATTAAACAATCTAAGGGAACAAGTTATATATCAGGTCCAGCGGCAAAAAGTTATATTGATGAAAACCTATTTAATGATAATAACTTAAATTTAGAATGGATGGATTATTCAAAATATAAAGAGTATAATCAGTTATATCCACCATTTGAACATGGTGTTTCTATACTAGATTTAATTTTTAATGAAGGAGAAAACTCTAGTAATTTCTTAACGCATTAA